A window of the Sabethes cyaneus chromosome 1, idSabCyanKW18_F2, whole genome shotgun sequence genome harbors these coding sequences:
- the LOC128738882 gene encoding peptidoglycan-recognition protein SC2-like produces MNKLAAVVVLTLASLAAVSAQCPRIITRAGWGARAANTAVLPNQPAPWVVMHHTAGAHCTTDAACAQQMRNIQGWHMDGNGWADIGYNWCVGENGAAYEGRGWGRQGAHAPGFNDRSMGICVMGTFTNSIPNLAARNAAQQLISCGVSGGHIAGGYWLIGHRQASATACPGDAFFNEIRNWPRFNPNP; encoded by the coding sequence ATGAATAAATTAGCTGCAGTTGTTGTCCTCACCTTGGCCTCGTTGGCTGCCGTGTCGGCTCAGTGTCCGCGAATTATAACCCGTGCCGGTTGGGGAGCTCGCGCTGCCAACACAGCCGTTCTGCCGAATCAGCCAGCCCCATGGGTCGTGATGCATCACACTGCCGGAGCCCACTGCACCACCGATGCTGCCTGTGCCCAGCAGATGCGTAACATCCAAGGTTGGCACATGGATGGCAACGGATGGGCTGACATCGGCTACAACTGGTGCGTCGGTGAGAACGGTGCCGCCTACGAAGGTCGCGGCTGGGGTCGCCAGGGTGCCCACGCTCCGGGATTCAATGACCGCTCGATGGGTATTTGCGTTATGGGAACCTTCACCAACTCCATCCCGAACCTTGCCGCCCGTAACGCGGCTCAGCAGCTGATTTCGTGCGGTGTTTCAGGGGGACACATTGCCGGAGGATACTGGCTTATTGGACATCGTCAGGCGAGCGCCACGGCCTGTCCCGGAGATGCTTTCTTCAACGAAATTCGCAACTGGCCGAGATTTAATCCTAACCCTTGA
- the LOC128742216 gene encoding peptidoglycan-recognition protein SC2-like — MNKFAAVLAITLASLAAVSAQCPRIINRAGWGARAANTAVLPNRPAPWVVMHHTAGAHCTTDAACAQQMRNIQNFHMNSNGWADIGYNWCIGENGAAYEGRGWGRQGAHAPGYNDRSMGICVMGTFTNAIPNAAARNAAQQLISCGVSQGHISGSYWLIGHRQASATACPGNAFFNEIRNWPRFNPNV, encoded by the coding sequence ATGAACAAATTCGCTGCAGTACTTGCCATTACCTTGGCGTCCCTGGCTGCCGTGTCGGCCCAGTGTCCCAGGATTATTAACCGTGCCGGTTGGGGAGCTCGTGCCGCCAACACGGCCGTTTTGCCGAATCGTCCAGCTCCCTGGGTTGTGATGCATCACACCGCTGGAGCTCACTGTACCACGGATGCTGCCTGTGCCCAGCAGATGCGTAACATTCAAAACTTCCACATGAACAGCAACGGATGGGCTGACATCGGCTACAACTGGTGCATCGGTGAGAACGGTGCTGCCTACGAAGGTCGCGGTTGGGGCCGCCAGGGTGCCCACGCTCCGGGATACAATGACCGCTCGATGGGTATTTGCGTTATGGGAACCTTCACCAACGCCATCCCGAATGCTGCCGCCCGTAATGCCGCTCAGCAGCTGATTTCGTGCGGCGTGTCGCAGGGACACATCAGCGGATCGTACTGGCTCATTGGACACCGTCAGGCAAGTGCCACGGCCTGCCCTGGAAATGCTTTCTTCAACGAAATCCGCAACTGGCCTCGCTTTAATCCTAATGTTTAA